CCATTCCCTCATTCGGCGCTCGCGCGAGGTGACATGAGGGAGAAACGTGTTGATTGACGCTTTCTTGCGCGTGCGGCGTCGAGTGCTTTGCGCGCTCAGGCGGCACACGCGAAAGCAGCGTGCGGAACGTGACGGTGTGGCAAGTGATTGACGCGGGTCCGTGTCGCGCGACGCAGCAGAGTCCTCATGAAGTTCGAAGCGAGCGAGGCTTCGAGCCGTCGTCGTCGCGACGCGAGCGCGGCCGCTCGCGAACGAGCAGAGAGGCGTGGCGACGAGATGCGGGTGAAGCTCCTCGCGACGGGACGCGTGAGCTTCTCACGACCCCGCATGCGCCGTGCGCCGCGAGCAAGCACCCGCGCATCGGGTTTGGCACCTCTTTGGTGCCGCGCTAACGTCGCGCGCCATGACGGCCGAGCACGCGCTTCGCGTCACGCGCTTCACGGGCTTCGCCGACGAGCGAGCGCGCTTCTTCCACGCGCTCGCGCGCAACCAGAACCGCGAGTGGTTCCTCGCGCACAAGCACGAGTACGAGCAGGGCTGGCGCGAGCCGATGCTCGCGCTCCTCTGGGAGGTGCGCGCCAAGGTGGTGCGCACCTACGGCGAGGACGTCCTCGGCGAGCCGAAGGTGTTCCGCATCTTCCGCGACGTGCGCTTCTCGCGCGACAAGTCGCCGTACAAGACGCACGTCGCAGGCTACCTGCCGCTGGTCTCGACGGGCGGACGCGTGCCGGGACCGGTCGCGCTGTACGTGCACCTCGGAACCGATCGCTACGTCGGCGCCGGGCACTGGATGATGGACGCGGCGCAGCTCGCGCGCTTTCGTAGTGCGGTGCTCGACGAGCGTCGCGGCGCGGCGCTCGCGCGCATCGTCAAGCGCCTCGAGAAGGCGGGCTTCGAGCTCGGCTCGCGCGAGACGCTGAAGAAGGTGCCGCGCGGGGTCGACCCGGCGCACCCGCGCGCAGAGCTCACCAAGCGCAAGGGTCTCGTGGTCGGCTTCCCGCCGCTGCCGCCGAAGCTGATCGTGTCACCCGAGCTCGTGGACTGGCTCGCCGGCCACGCGCGCGCCGCGGCGCCGTTCGTCGGCTGGCTCGCGGACCTCGCCACCTGAGCGTGCAGGTCGAAGCGCACGGAGCGCGTTCGCGCTCGCGAGCGGCGTTGCGCGCCGCGACGACGTCACGTGACGCGCCTCACATCGCGAGGCCGCTCCTCACGCCTTCTCGTTACGGGTACCGACCGCGCGCTGGTTCGCGGTTGCGCGGCGCGGTCGGCACGTCGGAGGATGGAGCCCCATGACCTACGGACACTCGAGAACGCTCCTCGCCGCGCGGCAGGGTCGCGCGCGCTTCGTGCGGACGCTCGCCGCCGTCGCGCTCCTCGTCGCGGACGTAGCCGTCGCGACCGACGGACGCGCCGAGGTGCCGAGCAGCGCCAGCGTCGTCGCGGGTCCGCTCACGGCGCGCGTCGAGGCGAATCCGTTCCGCCTCGTCTTCGAGGACGCGCGCGGCGTGCTGCTCGCCGACGCGCCGACGAGCGACGCGGCGTTTGCCGGCACGCTCGGCTTCCGCGTCGATGACGGTTGGCGGCACGCGACGCAGGCGACGCGCATCCTGCAGCGCAACCAGCGCGCCCTGCGCGCGGCGCTCGCGACCGACGATCCCGCGGGGCGCACGCTCGCGCTACACGTCGAGGCGGAAGGCGACGGCGTCATCGCGGTGACGATGGAGATCGAGGGCTCGTCGGCCGACGTGCGCGCGCTCGGCGCCGCCTGGGCCGCGCGCGACGGCGAGCGCTTCTTCGGCTTCGGTGAGCGCGCGAACGCCGTCGAGCACCGCGGCGCGGACGTCGAGAGCTACGTCTCGGACGGGCCGTACCAGGAGGACGAGTACCCGCTGATGGAGGAGCTGCTGCCTCCGGTGGGCTTCCGACCGCGGCTCGACGCGACGTACTTCCCGATGCCGTGGCTGCTGTCGTCCGCGGGCTACGGCGTGCTCGTGACCAACGACGACACGACCTACCACCACCTCGCGAGCGAGCGCGCCGACGCGTGGAGCTTCGAGGTGCAGGGCGCTCCGGACGACGAGGTCGTGGCACCGCTGCCCGCGCCACGCGAGCTGCGCTTCCTCGTCTTCGCGGGGCCGCGTCCGGCGGACGTCCTCGAGCGCTTCACGCGCGTCGTCGGACGGCAGCCCGAGCTCGAGGCCGCGTGGCCGTTCGGACCGTGGTTCCAGCCCGGCGGCTCGGTCGACCAGCAGGTCGAGCAGGTCGCGGCGCTGCGCGAGGCCGACGCGCCGCTCTCGGTCGCGCAGACCTACCTGCACTACCTGCCGTGCGGCGCGAACCGGGCGCGCGAGCCGGAGCGCACCTCGCGCCTGCACGAGCTCGGCGTCGCGGTGACGACCTACTTCAACCCGATGCTCTGCCAGGACTACACGGACGCCTTCCGTCACGCGACGCGCACGCGCGCGCTGCTCCTCGACCAGGCCGGCGATCCTTATCTTTACACCTACTTCACGACGCGGCCGTTCATCGTCGGGCAGTACGACTTCTCGTTCGGACCCGGGCGACGCGCGTTCCACAACCTGCTGTCGCTCGCGGTGGCCGACGGCCACGACGGCTGGATGGAGGACTTCGGCGAGTACACGCCGCTCGACGCGCGCGCGCACGACGGCCGCCGCGGCTCGGCCGCGCACAACCGCTTCGTGGTCGACTACCACTGCGCGGCCTGGGACTTCGCGCGCAAGCAGCGTCGTCCGATCGTGCGCTACCAGCGCTCGGGCTGGACGGGTGTCGCGCCGTGCGCGCAGGTCGTGTGGGGCGGCGACCCGACGACCGACTGGGGCTACGACGGCCTCGCCTCGACGGTGCGCGCGGGGCTCGGCATGGGGCTCTCCGGCATCGGCGTCTGGGGCTCGGACATCGGCGGCTTCTTCTCCTTCAACGGACGCCTGCTCACCGACGAGCTGCTGATCCGCTGGGTGCAGGTCGGGCTCGTGTCGGGCGTCATGCGGACGCAGCGCGACGGGATCGCGGTCCCGAGCTACGACCGGCCGCAGGTCGAGGACCCGCAGAACATCGGCATCTGGCGGCGCTACGCGAAGCTGCGCACGCAGCTCTACCCGTACGTCGCCGAGGTCGCCGCGGAGTACCGGCGAAGCGGCCTGCCGATGATGCGCCACCTGGTGCTCGCCTACCCGGACGATCCGCGCGTGCTCGACATCGACGACCAGATCCTGTTCGGCTCCGACCTGCTCGCCGCACCCGTGCTCGAGCCGGGCGCGCGCACGCGCCGTCTGTATCTGCCCGCCGGCGAGTGGATCGACTTCTGGCGCAGCGTGCGCTTCGTCGAGGCGGACGGCTCGTTCGAGCCGGTCGGCGCGGAGGTGCTCGACGGCGGGCGCGACGTCGAGGTGCCCGCTCCGCTCGAGGAGCTGCCGCTCTTCGTGCGTGCGGGCGCGATGCTCGTCCTGCTGCCGCCCGACGTCGACACGCTCGCCGACTACGGCGCGGGAACGCCCGGCATCGTGCGCCTCGCCGACCGCCGCGGCGAGCGCCGCATCCTCGCGTTCCCGCGCGGCGAGTCGACGACGCGCTTCGAGCGCGGACGGCTTGCGTCGCGCGAGGCCGCGGACGGCTGGCGGCTCGAGATCGAGGCGCCGAACGTGCGCTGGAAGATCGCTGCGACGCTGTCGTCGCTCGAGCGTCCGTTCACGCCGTGCGCCGTCGAGTGGAGCGGACGCAAGCTCGCGCCGGGGTTGTGGTCGTACGATGCGGCGAGCGGCGTGCTGCACGCGGAGGTCGCGGGCACGGGGACGCTGGTCGTGCGCCGCACGTGTGGCTGACGTCGCGCCGTCGCTGACGTCGAGCGGCGGCTCGTGCCCACGGGCTCGCGCGCGGACGCTTCGCGACGCCGCGGCGTCCGCGCGTCCTGCGTCAAGCATAATCGCAGGATCAAGAGCGTCGTGCGACCAGCAGCAGGTTGCGCGCGAGTATCCGACCGGCGACGCCGCCGACGCGGCGCTCGAGCGCCTGCGACAGCGTGAAGGATGGTAGCGTCCGCGCGCCGAGCTGCAGGTGGAAGCCGTACGGGCGGACGCGCTCGACGGCGAAGCCCGCGTCCGCGAGCGCGCGCGCGATCTCGCGGTAGGCGTAGGGGCGCACCGGATCGCCCGCGGCTTCGCGTGACGGCCCGAGCAGCGTGACGAAGCGCTCGGCGCGGCGCAGCAGGCTTGCGCGGTTGGTGATCGTCAAGACGAAGACGCCGCCCGGACGCAGCACGCGCGCCGCCTCGCGCACGAGCGGCGTCGCGTCGCGCAGACAGCCGAGCAGCGACACCGCGGCGACGCCGGCGACGCTGCGGGCGCGGAGCGGCAGCGCCTCGGCGCGCGCGACCACGAGCACCGGACGCGGAGCACCACTCGCGGCGCTGCTGGTCTCGCGGCGCCCGCGCGCGAGCCGCAGCATGCGCACGTCGTGGTCGATGCCGACGACCGGTCCGAGCGCGGCGAGGATCGCCGTCAGGTGGCCGCCGCCGCAGCCGAGGTCGAGCCACGGCGCAGCGGAAGCGTCGCCTGCGGCGCCGCTTCGCCGCGCGACCCACTCCTCGCGCGCGAGCTCCATGCCGCGGCGGAAGATCCAGGTCGCCGGGCCCGCGTCGGCGCCGTCGTGGAGGAGACCCCAGACCTCGGGATCGAAGCGGTCGCGGTAGGGATTCGGCGCGTGCATCACCGCGCGACCTGCCGCACGACGCGCGGCAGCTTGGCGCTCGGCGCGAGCTCGGGATCCGCCGCGACGATCTGCAGCACGTCCGCGTCGCGCCACAGACGCGCCGCGATCGCGCCCGCCGGGTCGCGTCGCGCGAGCTCGGCGAGGATGCGCTCGGCGACGTGGTCGGCGCGAAACGCGCCCACGCTCGGGCTCAGCTTGACGACGAGGCGTCCGAGCCCGCGCTCGTCGCGCTGGTCGACGAGCTGGTAGGCGTCGGGGGCGCCGCCGAGTTCCTCGACCACGGCGCCGATCGCGTCGTCGAGGATCGCGTGCGCGATCGTCACGCCCTCGAAGGTGAGCTTGTCGTCGCTGCGCACGCCGGACACCGTGAGCTCGAGCCCGAGCTCGCCGAACGGGCAGCCGCAGGTGCGGCGCTCGAGACGACCCGCGTCGCCCAGGTCGGCGTTGAGCAGCACCTTGCCGCTCGCGGGCGAGAGCGTCGTGAACAGCAGCGGCGCGACGCCATCGGCCGCGTGTGTGCCGTCCGCGCTCGGGATCACGGCGAGCCGGTCGGCGTAGACGTGCATGCGATCGGGAGCGTCGTCGCCGGCGTGACGGCAGCTGCCCGCGACGAGGCCGGTCTCGGTCGTCACGTAGCGCGCGTGCACGCGCGCGCCGCTTGCGCGGACGAACGCCGTGCGGCGCGGGCTCAGCGCCTCGCCGCCGGCGAGCACGACGCAGCCGCCGAGGTCGAGGCCGCTCTCGCGGGCCGCCGCCGCGACCCGCACGGCGGAGGTCGCGAACGCCTTCAGCACCGCGCCGCCGCGCTGGTCGCGGGCGCGGGCGAGCCAGCGTGCGACCCGCGTGGCGTCGGCGCTGCCGGTGGGCTCGATGCGCGGCACGCGCAGCCCCTGCGCGCGCGCTCCGAGGCGCAGGAAGGCGAGCCCCGCGGCTTCCGTCGCCGGTGGCGCGAGGTGCGAGAACCAGCGCTCGGGCGCGCGGCGAAACTTGAGCTCGACGAGCAGGTTGTGCATGCCCGAGATGCTGGGCGGGCCAGGCAGCCAGAACGCGCCCGGGAGCTCGGACGCGTCGTGCGCCGCGTAGAGCAGGGCCTCGTTGGCCGCCTCCTCGGCGAAGAAGTCCCAGCCGTAGAGGACGCGCGACGTGCTGCCGCGGCTGCCGCTCGTCTTGCCGACGAGGCCGCCGCCGAGGAGCGGGTTGTCGAAGCTCGCCTGCGTCACGTGCAGCTCGAGACCCGGGCGGCGGATCGGGCGCCGACCCTTCACCTCGTCGAGCGTCAAGTACACGCCGGCGTCGCGCAGCGCGGCGAGCGTCCGCTCGAGACGGTCGCGGCGCACCGCGCGCTCGAGCTCGCCCTGACCGCAGCCGGCCCAGAGCAGGAGTGCGCGCAGCGGGCTCTCGGGCCAGGCGTAGATCAGCTCGCGCGCGCAGCCGAGAAAGCGCTCCTCGCGCTCGGCG
This window of the Candidatus Binatia bacterium genome carries:
- a CDS encoding DUF2461 domain-containing protein; translated protein: MTAEHALRVTRFTGFADERARFFHALARNQNREWFLAHKHEYEQGWREPMLALLWEVRAKVVRTYGEDVLGEPKVFRIFRDVRFSRDKSPYKTHVAGYLPLVSTGGRVPGPVALYVHLGTDRYVGAGHWMMDAAQLARFRSAVLDERRGAALARIVKRLEKAGFELGSRETLKKVPRGVDPAHPRAELTKRKGLVVGFPPLPPKLIVSPELVDWLAGHARAAAPFVGWLADLAT
- a CDS encoding TIM-barrel domain-containing protein, translating into MTYGHSRTLLAARQGRARFVRTLAAVALLVADVAVATDGRAEVPSSASVVAGPLTARVEANPFRLVFEDARGVLLADAPTSDAAFAGTLGFRVDDGWRHATQATRILQRNQRALRAALATDDPAGRTLALHVEAEGDGVIAVTMEIEGSSADVRALGAAWAARDGERFFGFGERANAVEHRGADVESYVSDGPYQEDEYPLMEELLPPVGFRPRLDATYFPMPWLLSSAGYGVLVTNDDTTYHHLASERADAWSFEVQGAPDDEVVAPLPAPRELRFLVFAGPRPADVLERFTRVVGRQPELEAAWPFGPWFQPGGSVDQQVEQVAALREADAPLSVAQTYLHYLPCGANRAREPERTSRLHELGVAVTTYFNPMLCQDYTDAFRHATRTRALLLDQAGDPYLYTYFTTRPFIVGQYDFSFGPGRRAFHNLLSLAVADGHDGWMEDFGEYTPLDARAHDGRRGSAAHNRFVVDYHCAAWDFARKQRRPIVRYQRSGWTGVAPCAQVVWGGDPTTDWGYDGLASTVRAGLGMGLSGIGVWGSDIGGFFSFNGRLLTDELLIRWVQVGLVSGVMRTQRDGIAVPSYDRPQVEDPQNIGIWRRYAKLRTQLYPYVAEVAAEYRRSGLPMMRHLVLAYPDDPRVLDIDDQILFGSDLLAAPVLEPGARTRRLYLPAGEWIDFWRSVRFVEADGSFEPVGAEVLDGGRDVEVPAPLEELPLFVRAGAMLVLLPPDVDTLADYGAGTPGIVRLADRRGERRILAFPRGESTTRFERGRLASREAADGWRLEIEAPNVRWKIAATLSSLERPFTPCAVEWSGRKLAPGLWSYDAASGVLHAEVAGTGTLVVRRTCG
- a CDS encoding class I SAM-dependent methyltransferase, which gives rise to MHAPNPYRDRFDPEVWGLLHDGADAGPATWIFRRGMELAREEWVARRSGAAGDASAAPWLDLGCGGGHLTAILAALGPVVGIDHDVRMLRLARGRRETSSAASGAPRPVLVVARAEALPLRARSVAGVAAVSLLGCLRDATPLVREAARVLRPGGVFVLTITNRASLLRRAERFVTLLGPSREAAGDPVRPYAYREIARALADAGFAVERVRPYGFHLQLGARTLPSFTLSQALERRVGGVAGRILARNLLLVARRS